The genomic window CACAAAGGTTTCCCTGCCCTCTTCCGTGCACTGCTCGAGACGCTGGAATACCTGGGCGGCGTTGGCGAGCAAGTTGGTATGCGTCAGACAGGCGCCCTTGGCCACACCGGTAGTACCACCGGTGTACTGCAGCACAGCGATGTCATCCGGTCTGGCCTGACTTCTTTCCAACGCTGGCAGTTCACGGCCGCGTTCAATGGCGCCGACCAGGCTCTGGTAGCCCGCAGGTGCATTCACCGGGCTACCGAGCAGATCGGCCGCACCGGTTACCAGTACCTGTTCGATAGTGGTATCGGCTCTGATCGCCTCAAACTTGTCGAGGAAGTCAGCCAGGATTACCAGGGCACGGGCACCGGAGTCAGAGAATTGATGCTGCATTTCCCGTGGGGTATAGAGCGGGTTTGTATTCACGATCACGAGGCCGGCACGCAGGGCCGCATATGCCGCAATCGGATACTGGCTGATATTAGGCAGCTGTATGGCAATGCGATCGCCGGCCTTGAGGCCCGCTTCGTGCTGGAGCCACTGGGCCAGACAGCGGGATTTTTCCTCGATCTCGGCATACGTCAGCGTCTGCCCAAGGCAGTGAAAGGCCGGCAGGTCGGCGAATCGATCGAAGCCCTTTTCAATAAATTGGGCGAGGTTCTCGAATTCCAGATTAAGGCCGGGATTATTCATGTTATTGGTCTCCGGTTTTTCTCTCAAAAGCTGTTTTTCAATATTGAGCTGGTACCGGGTGCCTACGTCCGCAGAACAAGGTCGCCCGCACCAGATAACAGTTAGTTTTATTCAGTTGCGGTGAGCTGCCTCTCCGCAGCCAGTCCCGCACGAACTTTTCCGTCAACAATACGATGGAAGAGTGTGGTTGTCTTGCGGGCCAGTGCCCGGGTCAGTCGGGCCCGGAATCCCGGGGTGATCATGTACTGGCGCCTGCGGAGTCCCGCAAGTATGCCAGCCACGGCCTTATCGACAGGCATGACTCCGGCAAACTCATTGACCACCTCAGCCACGACACGGCCCACCCGGCGCTCCTCCTCCAGCATCGGGGTCTGGATTTCCCCCGGGCAAACAACGGACACGTGGATGCCCTTCGGGGTAAGTTCGGTCCGCAGTACTTCTGCCAGGCCCACAACACCAAATTTGGATGCGGAGTAGGCGGCGTGGGTATAACTGCCGCAGATGCCTGCCAGAGAGGCCACCAGCGCCAGATGCCCTCCTGACTGCATATGGCGAAGTGCGCCAGCGGCGAAATTACGGCTACCAATCAGGTTGACTCGGATCGTCTGCTCGAAAATTTCATAGGGAAGCTCGGTGAACTCGGCGGTGCGCAGGATACCCGCACAGTTAATGGCAAACTCCGGTGCACCGATTTCAGCGGCAGCGAGATCCATTGTGATATCGATCGCGTCGGGATCTGTAATATCGACGGTGTAGCTTTCCACCCAGCCGCCATTGCTCGCCTGTTTGCGCAGGTCAGCCAGCACAGCGTCATCGACATACAAGTCGAAGATCGCCACCTTGACACCTTCCTGCACAAGCTCATGAGCAAGCCTCAGACCCAGACCGCTTCCACCGCCAGAGATAAATGCCACCCTGGGGGCGCCATGTTTCCACTTGCTCATCGCTCGTCACCTTCTAAATACTCAAATTTACATTGCTCTCTCGAGCTGGTGCAGGGATCGCTGGTACTAACCGTCGCCCCCGGGTCAGGCCGGCCGCAGAGACCGGACCGGTGCACTGTCAAAATGCTCCGCCAGCTCCGCCATTGCCTCATCGAAAGTCACCACCGGACGGTATCCCAGCAGGCGTTTTGCCTTCATTGAGGAAAATTCGTTTGGACCACCCATCAAACGGTAGGATTGTCGCGTTACCACCGGGCGCTCCTGTTGTCGGCGAAGACGACCCATCCACTCGAGCACCGGAGCCAGTCCCCGCGCCAGCCAATTCGGTACAGAAGTCGGGCCAGGCGCCCCTGCCACTTCGGCCAGGTTTCCGAGATACGTTTTCCAGGTGATACCGAAACCATCGGCAGCAACAAAAATGTCGCCGTTGGACCAGTTCGAGCGAGCTGCTGCGATAAGTAGAGCGACCAGGTTTTTTACGTTTACGAGCCCCGCATCCCAGTCGCCACGACCAAGAAGGCAGGCTTGTTCCTGATGAAGCATATCGACCATCAGGTTTACCCAGGGACCGCTACCAACACCAAACACATTCCCAGGGCGCACGATCGTCGCCCGGAGGCTACGCTTCTGCACTGCCTCAAGAGTGACTCGCTCCTGCTCCTGCTTTGCAAACTCGTAGGG from Microbulbifer aggregans includes these protein-coding regions:
- a CDS encoding SDR family NAD(P)-dependent oxidoreductase; its protein translation is MSKWKHGAPRVAFISGGGSGLGLRLAHELVQEGVKVAIFDLYVDDAVLADLRKQASNGGWVESYTVDITDPDAIDITMDLAAAEIGAPEFAINCAGILRTAEFTELPYEIFEQTIRVNLIGSRNFAAGALRHMQSGGHLALVASLAGICGSYTHAAYSASKFGVVGLAEVLRTELTPKGIHVSVVCPGEIQTPMLEEERRVGRVVAEVVNEFAGVMPVDKAVAGILAGLRRRQYMITPGFRARLTRALARKTTTLFHRIVDGKVRAGLAAERQLTATE
- a CDS encoding NAD-dependent epimerase/dehydratase family protein; translation: MSILDSAFVTGAGGFIGRHLVRALLEDDISVVALMMPGEPIPSEWGERVRVVTGDVRELRGLGSEIGKVDVIFHLAAVVSDWGAQQTHVDITVGGTRQAIDLALDWDAHFVVTTSVCAYASALAKGALDEDSPVGRPTSPYEFAKQEQERVTLEAVQKRSLRATIVRPGNVFGVGSGPWVNLMVDMLHQEQACLLGRGDWDAGLVNVKNLVALLIAAARSNWSNGDIFVAADGFGITWKTYLGNLAEVAGAPGPTSVPNWLARGLAPVLEWMGRLRRQQERPVVTRQSYRLMGGPNEFSSMKAKRLLGYRPVVTFDEAMAELAEHFDSAPVRSLRPA